In a single window of the Oncorhynchus masou masou isolate Uvic2021 unplaced genomic scaffold, UVic_Omas_1.1 unplaced_scaffold_609, whole genome shotgun sequence genome:
- the LOC135536384 gene encoding microsomal glutathione S-transferase 1-like translates to MAELTHMIDSEVFLAFSTYATIVVLKMMLMSPMTAYFRFTRKCFANMEDTGMAKTPEDKKRMLRVDPDVERVRRCHQNDLENIIPFVVIGLLYTLTGPDLSTALLHFRVFVVSRLFHTVAYVLPLPQPSRGLAWMVGMGATFSMAYRVLSTTHL, encoded by the exons ATGGCAGAGCTAACTCATATGATAGACAGCGAGGTGTTCCTGGCCTTCTCTACCTACGCCACTATCGTCGTCCTCAAGATGATGCTGATGTCTCCCATGACTGCATACTTCCGCTTCACGAGAAAG TGTTTTGCCAACATGGAAGACACAGGGATGGCTAAGACTCCAGAGGACAAGAAGAGGATGCTGAGAGTTGACCCGGATGTGGAACGTGTGAGAAG aTGCCACCAGAACGACCTGGAGAACATCATTCCGTTCGTAGTGATTGGTCTGCTGTATACCCTGACGGGGCCCGACCTCTCCACTGCTCTGCTCCACTTCCGGGTGTTTGTTGTTTCCAGGCTCTTCCACACGGTGGCCTACGTCCTCCCCCTGCCCCAACCCAGCAGAGGTCTAGCTTGGATGGTTGGCATGGGCGCTACCTTCTCCATGGCATACAGAGTGCTAAGCACCACGCATCTCTGA
- the LOC135536383 gene encoding microsomal glutathione S-transferase 1-like, with protein MAELTHMIDSEVFLAFSTYATIIVLKMMLMSPMTAYFRFTRKAFANQEDTSLASSTEDKKKLVRVDPDVERVRRCHQNDLENIIPFVVIGLLYALTGPDLSTALLHFRVFVVSRLFHTVAYVLPLPQPSRAVTFLIGLVTTSSMASRVLITALYL; from the exons ATGGCAGAGCTAACTCATATGATAGACAGCGAGGTGTTCCTGGCCTTCTCTACCTACGCCACTATCATCGTCCTCAAGATGATGCTGATGTCTCCCATGACTGCATACTTCCGCTTCACGAGAAAG GCATTTGCTAACCAGGAGGACACCAGTCTGGCCTCCTCGACAGAGGACAAGAAGAAGCTGGTCAGGGTGGATCCTGATGTGGAGAGAGTACGAAG aTGCCACCAGAACGACCTGGAGAACATCATCCCGTTCGTAGTGATTGGTCTGCTGTATGCCCTGACGGGGCCCGACCTCTCCACTGCTCTGCTTCACTTCCGGGTGTTTGTTGTTTCCAGGCTCTTCCACACGGTGGCCTACGTCCTCCCTCTGCCCCAACCCAGCAGAGCTGTGACCTTCCTCATCGGACTGGTCACCACCAGCTCTATGGCCTCTAGGGTTCTGATTACTGCGCTTTATCTGTAG